The Gammaproteobacteria bacterium genome has a segment encoding these proteins:
- a CDS encoding TVP38/TMEM64 family protein translates to MANNNKHERNIPWLWIGLVVGLVALTVAWFFLPVGEWLKSFNGWVQGLGVWGYVIFAAVYIIATVLLAPGSPLTIAAGLAFSGFGFPLVVVAATIGAALAFLVARYLARSRVERMTERKPKFKAIDQAVTADGWKVVMLLRLSPLVPFNLQNYVFGVTDIKFWHYVAATFVGIMPGTALFVYLGAIGAAAGSGGSQGGLLKWAFFAIGLIATIVVTVLITRKAKARLDKIGLEENAANGGK, encoded by the coding sequence ATGGCTAACAACAACAAACATGAGCGCAACATACCGTGGTTGTGGATCGGGCTGGTGGTTGGGCTCGTCGCGCTCACCGTTGCCTGGTTTTTCCTGCCCGTCGGCGAATGGCTGAAATCATTCAACGGATGGGTGCAGGGGCTGGGCGTATGGGGTTACGTGATCTTTGCCGCGGTCTACATTATCGCGACCGTGTTGCTTGCGCCGGGTTCGCCGTTGACGATCGCGGCGGGACTCGCATTCAGCGGCTTCGGGTTTCCGCTGGTGGTGGTGGCCGCGACTATCGGGGCCGCGCTCGCCTTTCTGGTCGCGCGTTATCTGGCAAGGTCGCGGGTCGAGCGCATGACCGAGCGTAAACCCAAATTCAAGGCCATCGACCAGGCGGTCACCGCGGATGGCTGGAAGGTGGTTATGTTGCTGCGCCTTAGCCCGCTGGTTCCGTTCAATCTGCAGAACTATGTTTTTGGCGTCACCGATATCAAATTCTGGCATTACGTGGCGGCAACCTTCGTCGGCATCATGCCGGGCACCGCACTCTTCGTGTACCTGGGCGCGATCGGCGCGGCGGCCGGGAGCGGCGGCTCGCAGGGAGGGTTACTTAAATGGGCATTTTTTGCCATCGGACTGATCGCGACCATCGTCGTAACGGTGCTGATTACCCGCAAAGCCAAGGCAAGACTCGATAAAATTGGTCTCGAGGAGAACGCGGCCAATGGCGGCAAATAA